A DNA window from Solanum lycopersicum chromosome 3, SLM_r2.1 contains the following coding sequences:
- the LOC101263689 gene encoding probable serine/threonine-protein kinase SIS8 isoform X2 has protein sequence MNAFQNYNALSFDDKILDGFYDLYGILTESDPSKMPSLIDLQRTPVADQITWEAIFVDRAADSKLLNLEQKAIDLTVKVRSESIGFADKKLVQKLAMLVSEHMGGPVGDPDGMLIAWRSLSHSLKATFGSMVLPLGSLTVGLARQRALLFKVLADSVGLPCRLVKGQEYTGSDEVAMNYVKLEDGREYIVDLMADPGTLIPSDTSGTQGDYEESILSISPSSKDVDSHTGSSSSGVACSSEDHSEYGTEERKSRFGEISAGNESPSTGNSEKQKGNNNSDDFTKLRTVKEQGPETSSRTVYARSPYSHTRSPSWTEGISSPAVRRMKAKDVSLYMIDAAKENPQLAQKLHDVLLESGVVAPPNLFTEVYSEQLDSSPVEGKSRPEDMESQGRDEVEKIKSQVDLDCNNFLPPLAYHAQSKVNPRGPFDPHLDGGEVSGQHVSPHSELAAAKFTKNMPVAAAAAAAAAVVASSMVAAAAKTTYGSKADLPVAAAVTATAAAVVATTAAVAKQYENLETSALLPNSPAFLLNLMDSKRVDKDADGAVPEKRGSGDQVHEALGVNSEGERVSDRSTGNDSVKSDVTLDDVADCEIPMEEITLGERIGLGSYGEVYRGEWHGTEVAVKKFLDQELTGESLEEFKSEVMIMKRLRHPNVVLFMGAVTRPPNLSIVTEFLHRGSLYRLIHRSNNQLDERRRLRMALDAARGMNYLHNCTPVIVHRDLKSPNLLVDKNWVVKVCDFGLSKIKHSTFLSSRSTAGTAEWMAPEVLRNEPSDEKCDVYSFGVVLWELCTLQQPWGGMNPMQVVGAVGFQHRRLDIPDDMDPAIADIIRKCWQTDPKLRPSFAEIMAALKPLQKPITSSQVPKPLGNRGQEKGRS, from the exons ATGAATGCTTTTCAGAATTACAATGCTCTAAGCTTTGATGACAAGATCCTGGATGGCTTTTATGATCTTTATGGGATCCTGACAGAGTCCGATCCCTCAAAAATGCCATCTCTTATCGATCTACAAAGAACACCGGTAGCAGACCAGATCACTTGGGAAGCTATCTTTGTTGATAGAGCTGCGGACTCTAAGCTGTTGAATTTAGAACAGAAAGCTATAGATCTGACTGTCAAGGTCAGGTCAGAATCCATAGGCTTTGCTGATAAAAAATTAGTTCAGAAGCTTGCGATGCTAGTTTCTGAACACATGGGTGGTCCAGTTGGTGATCCTGATGGCATGTTAATAGCATGGAGAAGCCTtagtcatagtctaaaggcCACTTTTGGGAGCATGGTTTTGCCTCTGGGTTCTTTGACCGTCGGACTGGCTCGTCAGCGTGCCTTGTTATTTAAG GTTTTGGCTGATAGTGTGGGGCTCCCGTGTCGATTAGTAAAAGGGCAAGAATACACAGGTTCAGATGAAGTTGCAATGAACTATGTAAAGCTTGAAGATGGAAG GGAATATATTGTTGATTTGATGGCCGACCCTGGCACACTTATTCCCTCTGATACATCTGGAACACAGGGAGACTATGAGGAATCCATCCTCTCCATCAGTCCATCATCCAAAGATGTTGATTCTCATACGGGTTCTTCTAGTAGTGGGGTTGCCTGTTCTTCAGAAGATCATTCAGAGTATGGAACCGAAGAGAGGAAATCCAGGTTTGGGGAAATCAGTGCAGGAAATGAGTCTCCCTCTACAGGTAATTCAGAAAAGCAGAAAGGAAATAATAACTCTGATGACTTCACAAAGCTTCGTACTGTGAAGGAGCAAGGGCCGGAAACTTCATCCAGGACTGTGTATGCAAGATCTCCTTATTCACATACAAGATCTCCTTCCTGGACTGAAGGCATTAGTTCCCCAGCTGTACGGCGAATGAAAGCGAAGGATGTCTCACTGTACATGATTGATGCTGCTAAAGAAAATCCTCAGCTAGCTCAAAAACTACATGATGTCTTGCTTGAAAGTGGTGTTGTTGCACCCCCAAATTTGTTCACTGAAGTCTATTCAGAGCAATTAGATTCCTCTCCTGTGGAGGGAAAATCCAGGCCAGAGGATATGGAAAGTCAGGGAAGGGATGAGGTTGAGAAAATCAAGAGTCAAGTTGATCTAGATTGTAATAATTTCTTGCCTCCTTTGGCTTATCATGCCCAGTCCAAGGTCAATCCCCGTGGGCCATTTGATCCTCATCTGGATGGTGGAGAAGTTAGTGGGCAGCATGTTTCCCCACACTCTGAGCTGGCTGCAGCGAAATTCACGAAAAACATGCCTGTTGCTGCAGCTGCAGCTGCTGCAGCAGCTGTGGTGGCGTCTTCAatggtagctgctgcagcaaagaCCACATATGGTTCAAAAGCTGATCTCCCTGTTGCAGCTGCTGTGACAGCCACAGCTGCAGCAGTGGTAGCAACAACTGCTGCTGTCGCTAAGCAATATGAAAACTTGGAGACATCTGCTCTTTTACCAAATAGTCCTGCTTTCTTACTTAATTTAATGGACTCTAAAAGAGTTGATAAAGATGCAGATGGTGCTGTGCCTGAAAAACGGGGTAGTGGTGATCAAGTGCATGAGGCATTAGGAGTGAATTCTGAGGGTGAAAGAGTATCAGATAGATCAACCGGTAATGATAGTGTGAAATCTGATGTGACACTTGATGATGTCGCAGATTGTGAGATTCCAATGGAGGAGATCACCTTGGGTGAGCGTATCGGACTTG GATCTTATGGGGAGGTCTATCGTGGAGAGTGGCATGGAACT GAAGTAGCTGTGAAGAAATTCCTAGACCAAGAATTAACTGGTGAATCACTTGAAGAGTTTAAAAGTGAG GTGATGATCATGAAAAGACTCCGGCATCCTAATGTAGTCCTGTTCATGGGAGCTGTTACACGTCCTCCAAACCTTTCAATTGTTACTGAGTTTCTTCATAG AGGTAGTTTATACAGATTAATTCATCGGTCGAACAATCAATTAGATGAACGGAGACGTTTGAGGATGGCTCTTGATGCT GCTCGAGGAATGAACTATCTACACAATTGCACTCCTGTGATAGTTCATCGTGATTTGAAGTCTCCTAATCTCCTTGTGGATAAGAACTGGGTTGTGAAG GTATGTGATTTTGGGTTATCGAAAATAAAGCACAGCACCTTCCTATCTTCAAGATCAACTGCTGGGACG GCTGAGTGGATGGCTCCAGAAGTGCTGAGAAATGAGCCTTCAGATGAGAA ATGTGATGTATATAGCTTTGGTGTTGTACTATGGGAGCTCTGTACTCTGCAGCAGCCATGGGGAGGAATGAACCCCATGCAAGTCGTAGGTGCAGTTGGATTTCAGCATCGCCGTCTTGACATACCAGATGACATGGATCCAGCTATTGCGGACATCATCAGAAAATGCTGGCAAAC AGATCCAAAGTTACGGCCTTCATTTGCTGAGATTATGGCTGCTTTGAAACCACTGCAAAAGCCTATAACCAGTTCACAAGTACCAAAACCACTGGGGAACAGAGGTCAAGAAAAGGGCCGGTCATAA
- the FKBP17-3 gene encoding peptidyl-prolyl cis-trans isomerase FKBP17-3 translates to MATLFGSTPSLSHPITRTNFSSSSQTPPPSQPPNQNPQPQTPLPSQPLSATAAEPPSPVNVQQQKPSKSARLSASADSTDWIASSLTRRFGLGAGLAWAGFLAFGVVSEQIKTRLEVSQQETNTRVVEKEEEVVLPNGIRYYELKIGGGATARPGDLVVIDVKGSIQGSGEVFVDTFGGDGMKKRPLALVMGSRPYSKGICEGIETVLKSMKAGGKRRVIIPPNLGFGEEGADLGTGLQIPPSATLEYVVEVEKVSIAPA, encoded by the exons ATGGCCACTCTCTTTGGATCCACACCTTCTCTGTCTCACCCAATTACCAGAACTAACTTCTCTTCATCCTCCCAAACTCCTCCTCCTTCTCAGCCTCCAAATCAAAATCCACAACCACAAACTCCGCTACCATCTCAGCCACTGAGTGCTACTGCTGCAGAGCCTCCATCACCTGTTAATGTGCAGCAGCAAAAGCCTAGTAAATCTGCGCGCCTGTCAGCCTCTGCGGATTCCACTGATTGGATTGCCTCCTCCTTAACAAGGAGATTTGGCCTTGGTGCTGGACTTGCTTGGGCTGGTTTCCTTGCTTTTGGTGTTGTTTCTGAGCAAATCAAAACTCGTCTTGAAGTGTCTCAACAAGAAACAAACACAAG GGTTGttgagaaagaagaagaagtggTCTTGCCCAATGGGATAAG GTATTATGAACTGAAAATTGGTGGCGGTGCAACAGCAAGGCCAGGGGACTTAGTTGTGATAGATGTGAAGGGAAGCATACAAGGCAGTGGAGAAGTTTTTGTGGATACATTTGGTGGTGATGGAATGAAGAAGAGGCCATTGGCATTAGTAATGGGATCAAGGCCTTATAGTAAAGGAATTTGTGAAGGTATAGAAACAGTACTAAAAAGTATGAAGGCAGGTGGAAAAAGAAGAGTGATAATTCCTCCAAATTTGGGATTTGGAGAAGAAGGAGCAGATTTAGGAACAGGGCTGCAAATTCCTCCATCTGCTACTCTTGAGTATGTTGTTGAAGTTGAAAAAGTTTCTATTGCACCTGCTTGA